A single region of the Streptomyces caelestis genome encodes:
- a CDS encoding C40 family peptidase → MAAHRKPRQRSVSGSKARTAATIALAGAATATGFDGTGHAEPELTPGQVKAKVDELYQEAEVATEKYNGAKEKAEAAGQRLKDLQDQAARKEERLNSAREELGAVAAAQYRGGGLDPVLQLALSDDPDRYLENAEFVERAGNRQKSDVTRVRRQLREIEQLRGAAHIELTSLKSRQSELRRHKKTITGKLGSARELLSRLSVQERARTGDARGADRASRSSTGARDRLAAPGPVSAQAPNSRAAAAVSYAYQKLGSPYVWGATGPNAFDCSGLVQAAYRSAGVSLPRTTYSQIDAGRRVSRSDLLPGDLVFFYAGISHVGIYVGNGRMIHAPNPSAPVRVAPLDEMPFTGATRVV, encoded by the coding sequence GTGGCAGCGCACCGCAAGCCCCGCCAGCGCTCCGTGAGCGGCAGCAAGGCCCGTACGGCCGCCACGATCGCCCTCGCGGGCGCGGCGACCGCGACGGGCTTCGACGGCACCGGACACGCCGAACCTGAGCTCACCCCCGGCCAGGTCAAGGCCAAGGTGGACGAGCTGTACCAGGAAGCGGAGGTCGCCACCGAGAAGTACAACGGCGCGAAGGAGAAGGCCGAGGCGGCCGGACAGCGGCTGAAGGACCTCCAGGACCAGGCGGCGCGCAAGGAGGAACGGCTCAACTCCGCCCGCGAGGAACTGGGTGCGGTCGCCGCCGCCCAGTACCGCGGGGGCGGCCTCGACCCCGTGCTCCAGCTCGCCCTGTCCGACGATCCCGACCGGTACCTGGAGAACGCCGAGTTCGTCGAGCGGGCCGGCAACCGGCAGAAGTCCGACGTCACACGCGTACGCCGGCAGCTCCGGGAGATCGAGCAGCTGCGCGGGGCGGCCCACATCGAGCTGACCTCCCTGAAATCGCGGCAGTCGGAGCTGAGACGGCACAAGAAGACGATCACCGGCAAGCTGGGCTCCGCACGTGAGCTGCTGTCCCGGCTCAGCGTGCAGGAACGTGCCCGCACCGGCGACGCGAGGGGCGCGGACCGCGCCTCACGCTCCTCGACGGGTGCGCGTGACCGGCTGGCCGCCCCCGGGCCCGTCAGCGCGCAGGCTCCCAACTCCCGCGCGGCCGCCGCCGTGTCCTACGCCTACCAGAAGCTCGGCAGCCCCTACGTGTGGGGCGCGACCGGCCCGAACGCCTTCGACTGCTCGGGCCTCGTCCAGGCCGCGTACCGCTCCGCGGGCGTCTCCCTGCCCCGCACGACGTACTCCCAGATCGACGCGGGCCGCCGCGTCTCCCGCTCCGACCTCCTCCCCGGGGACCTGGTGTTCTTCTACGCCGGCATCAGTCACGTCGGCATCTATGTGGGCAACGGCCGGATGATCCACGCTCCGAACCCGTCCGCCCCGGTCCGGGTCGCCCCGCTGGACGAGATGCCGTTCACGGGCGCCACCCGGGTGGTGTGA